ATACGTCCCTCCCCCTGATGTCACAGGAGCTGGTGGCCGCCCACCCCCCTTTGTGACTTCACTCGAAGCGGGTTGAAGGTTTGCCGTTTCAAAACCTTGTTTTGACTATTTTTAAAACACTgtcacttgtgaaatataacgtgaaatgtgaagtgaagcagtttattttgtcAAGGTTAATGTGATTAATAATCTGTAAAATTTTCTGCGCTATCGTGCTGTTTTGACGAAGTTAGAAAGACGTATACACCCACACGCATGCATACAggatgagacttttataggtatagagacgtttttttttaaagcagaatcTAGAGAGTTTGaccatgtttctttttttttttaataaaggaaATACAGCGTTGCATGACTGTGCTGAATCTGGGAGCCTGGAGATCATGAAGATGCTGCTTAAATATGGAGCCAAAATGGAGAAGGATGGTTACGGAATGACTCCATTGCTTTCTGCCAGTGTTACTGGTCATACCAATATTGTGGACTTCCTAACTCAACACCCACAAACAAGTAAAATTGAACGTATTGATGCTCTGGAGCTCCTAGGAGCTACATTTGTGGACAAGAAGAGAGATTTGTTAGGAGCAATGAAATATTGGAAAAAAGCTATGGACATGCGATACAGTGATGGGGCTAATATACTTGCTAAACCTGAGCCCCAGCAGTTAATAATGGCTTATGATTATGCCAAAGAAgtaatctctggagaggagttgGAAGCATTGATTGCTGATCCAGATGAGATGAGGATGCAGGCACTACTAATCAGAGAGAGAATACTGGGTCCTTCACATCCGGATACATCTTACTACATAAGATATAGAGGTGCTGTATATGCTGATTCTGGTAATTTTGAAAGGTGCATCAACTTGTGGAAGTATGCATTGGATATGCAACAGAATAATCTGGATCCACTGAGTCCAATGACAGCCAGCAGTTTGCTTTCTTTCGCTGAACTTTTTTCGTTTATGCTGCAAGACCCTACAAAAGGAGTCTTGGGAACTTCTGTTTCTTTCAGTGATTTAatgggaatattgagcaaaagtgTCTTTGAAATAGACAGAGCTATGAAGCAGGAACAAGCACCATCTGACTTGACGCAATTGAGCAAAGCCCTGTCAATAATCTTGCATCTAATTTGTTTACTAGAGAAGGTGAAATGCAGCTCTGAACAAGAGCATCTCAAGCGGCAAACCATCTACAGATTTCTAAAACTGAACTCTCGAGGAAAGACTGGGTTTTCCCCCCTTCATCTGGCAGTCGATAAAGATACCACTTCTGTGGGTCGTTATCCCGTTTGTAAATTTCCATCTCTGCAGGTCACTGCAATGTTACTGGAGTGTGGAGCGGATCTCAATGCAAGAGATTTTGAAAACAACAGTCCATTGCACATTGCAGCACATAACAATCACCCAGAAATCATGAATCTTCTAATTAAAGCGGGTGCACACTTCGACACCACAAACTCCCAAAAACAAACAGCTTGTGATTTGCTGAAtgagagggaaatggggaaaaactTGATCCAGCCGATCAACCATACAAGTTTGCAATGCCTTGCTGCCCGTGCCATAGTAAAACACCAATTAGTGTATGAAGGACAGATTCCAGAAAAACTGGAGTCTTTCATTTTGCTTCACAGATGATTCGAACATTTTTTTTTGAATGTCTGTAAATATGGGAAGAAATTGGTCATGTGCTTTAGTACATCTCTATGCTAAAGGATGTTGAATAGATTCAGCAGCTTTTAGTCAATTTTGACCGCATGTTGTTTTTGCTGCCTTGGTCACCTTGCTCACAGTTAATGCACTGTGGTAATGCATGTGTGTAAAGTATATCGTATCTGTTCACCAGTATTTTAATGGATGTCTGAAGATGTATGCTGCTTTGTTTTTGGTTAAAATTGGGATTGATAGTTTGCATTTCTAACAACCTATGAACTTGATTTTGTTCCAGTATTTATTAGTGGAATTGTATTTTACAGCTGTCTTTATAACCTTTTGTGCTGATTGGTGTTAATGCAATATCCAGTTTCTTAAAACAAAATCAGCTTTGTCATTTTTTTTGACCCTACACATTGGACCATAATTTGTTCTGCAGCTTTAACATCAGCAATACCTTAAGTGCTTTTAAGTTTCCAGTAGAGTGGCTTGGAGAAAAGACTGCTCTGTTAACTCATCACTATGCAGATCCTGGAACTTGATTGGAATGTTGGGTATATTTCTCGTCCTCTGAGTGTTCATTTAGTTTAAAGACTTTTTTCAAACTGCATAAGGCATTTCAAATAGTTTGCCGTTGGAAGTACCTATGGGCTTTTTGCATAAAAATAGGGCTGCACCCTTGAAGTTGCTGCATTTGACTTTTTGTCTATTACTGAGGGGGTAATAGCTACTTTGGTGCACATGTTACTGAAACCCTGTCTTAAGATGCAAGTCTTTTTCAATAGCTTTTTGCATCAGACTTAAAATTTATTTTCTTTAGTGTGAAGTTAGCCTGCTTCCCAAAGGGTCCTTATAATTGCTGTCTATTTCATCCGAAATTTGTATCTGATAAACAATATCCACATTACTGTTGAACAGGAAGGGTGACATTTTTGAAAGTTGTTGGATTCAGATAATCGCTGTAATTCTGCACTTTACCAGTAGAAATGAGAATTAATGGCAGTTTGGCCATGTATGTCTTAAATAAAGCATTCACAATAAAATGCCAAAGTGCACTTGCCTATGCTAGTGTCAAATTGTTGTGTAGTCAACTGATATTTGGGATGGAAAGATATAAAGAGTTGCTGTTTGATTTAGTACTTACAGCACCGTTTACCCTATAAAATAGATTTTGTGAATGCAACTGGAATTCAGTTGCTCGTGCTGGGGGGGGAATTATGTACATTTTGAGTTGAGTAGAAAATTTACTGTTCTCAGACGAGTGATGTAAATtggcaacagtttttttttttgcgttaaCTGTTTATTTATTTCAAAGCTTTGAGGTTTCCATTTCAAAGCTTTAAATTTTCCCGAGGCAACAGGTAGAGTCTTCACTTATTTCAATGTTGTGCTGAAATCCATTTTCTGCAATTCAAACCTTATTGATAAATATCAAGGCATCCACTTTATTTCCTTGCATATTATACTTTGGTTTAATCTGTCTACCATATCATTTCCATTGGTCACTGCCCTAAACAATTTTTTGCCATGCTTTGCATTTGATATGTGGTGACTTCTTATTGAATTTTCCCAGCAGCATGATTACCATTTGCTTGGATTAGCTCCTAGCATTagtaaccatcaatcacctgttggAAGCCAATAATGACTGAAGATGGTCGATTTGTCTGAGATCTTCAAGGTAAAATAGACTGTCATTGTCAAGACTCTTATCAGTTCTGTTCGTCTTTATGGAGTATGTCGCACTGTATTATGCCCAGATTACAATTCACTGTATTTTCAATTTTTGTTAAAATCAACTTTTTTAGAAGATTTCAGCATGTCCTTGATGAACTCTATTTTCATGTTTAATTTCCTTGCCATATTTTTGCTCCGATTCCTTCAGGCTTGCAATTTCACTCGTCAAGAGCAGCATTGCTTTGGCTCTGGTCTTCTGGGCATTTGGTTGCTCTATTGCTGTTAGCAGTGCCTTGATATATCAACTCTTGGTTTAATCTCTTAATGTGAAACCAATCTTCTATGTTCTCGCATGGACAACCATTGTAAACACAATAGGTTGGAAAGTTCTGAGTAAAATTTCTGGAAAGATTGTTACAATTCACTTTTTTAAATGGTGTTTCCAAAATGCAGTTTTTGCTCAATTTGCAACTAAACCTGTATGGTGAGGGCTATTTGGTTGTCTATTTAAAtgttgtgaaaataactttggtgtGTTGGTGCATACAAACATGCTACATTTTCTCTTGTACAATGTGGCGGTCCACTGAACTTTGCTGTGATTTTGATATATAAACTTGCTCTATTACCTTCAAGCAAGTATTTTGGAGACTGAGGGTTTTGGAACTGGTTTGATTTATGATGTATGAAAGGTTAATTTTCAGCTCAAATTATTAATTTTCAAAGTCTTCCATCTTTGTTCCAATAATATGGCTCGTAGTGGTGTTAAGTCCTCAGCTTGACATTTCCTTTTTGCCTTAATGTAGATCATATCCTAACCAACATTTATCCACTCAACTAATGTCATTAAAATAGTGCCGTACCTATGTGATTTGCCTCTTTGTGCAGACAATGATGCTTTCAAATTGTGACCACAGAAAATGTTTATCTTCAATAGTGTGCTTTGGAATATCGTAAGAATGGGAAGGATAATAAGTTGGGGTGTTGACTGCATTAAGATGGTGTCATTGAAATTTGTTTTGTTAGATGCGATGGGAGCATTGAGTAGCTTTTGGTTGTGAAGGTTTGTCATGATCTTCCCAGAAGCTGAGTTCAGGTTGGAGAATCTTCAGTTTTCAGCCAGACTACTTTTAACCAAGCTTGCCAGTCTGGGAGCAACAATTTGTTGTTATCTCCATCTTTTGGGTCAGAGCTGCTGTTTATCACCAACATAAGCTGAAAGATTTTCAGCCGAAAGACACAAGCCGAAAGATTTTCAGAACCAAATTAATCCTCAAAAAAATTGAAAGGCCCGGTGAGGTTTATCAATATTTGCAGATTGATAATTAAGGCAGATGCAGTGTTGACCTTGATGACATTGGGCATTCTTTCCATCAAGCATCTGGTGAATATTCATTGTATTGTGGCCCATGCCATGTTTACATTCTAGGGATCCATGTGTAATCCAGGATGTCAGATATTATGACTGCCCTTCCATGATATATTCAATGTTTAACGGGAAAATGAGAGATAAAAGCAAAAAATATCAGATGCCTGGAAGTATGAATTAGTGAGAATAGTCAGATCAGACAGTTTACATTTCAGTTGATGACCTCTCTTCAGAACTGGAAGTGACAAACTGCTGTTTTAAATAGGGAAGAAAAATTAGTCTTGTTGAGGGTGGCCATTGGTTTTTCCAGATCAGCTGTGAATGGCCAGCCTCATTAGATCAGAAAATGGCCACCCTCGATCAAGCAAGTGATGTATCCTGTTAATATTGAGGGTGGCCATTCGCAGCTGATCTGGAAAAGCTGTAAACAAGgagactgaggtacagtgaaaaacatatttgttgtgtgctatccagtaagTGAAAAGACAACATGATTACAGTCATGTTATctaccgtgtacagatacaggataatgggtgtACCGTTTTGTGTGATTGAAATCCAATTAAAGACAGTTTGAAGGTCGGGACTGCTCTCTGGAggtaggttcagttgcctgataacagtggggaagaaactgtctcggaatctgggtgaggggagaagagggagtgaccagggtgagactggaccTTGATTATGATGgtagccttgccaaggcagcgtgaagtctaattgcatcagtgttctgggaccaggagagatcttctgaaatatgcacacccaggaatctgatgttcttgaccctttccaccatcgatctgttgatataaacgggactgtgggtccccatcctaccccttccaaagtccacaatcagttccttagttttgctggtgttgagagccaggttattgtgctggcaccatttggtcaatcggtcgatctcacttctatactcgtccccatcagtgatacgtcccacaacagtggtgtcatcggcgaacttgatgatggagttcgcactatgtccagctacgcagttgtgagtacagcagggggctgagcgcgcagccttgaggtgctcccgtccTGATTGTTatagaggatgacacatttccaccaatacggacagacagTGGTCTCtgtatgaggaagtcgaggatccaattgcagagggatgtgcagagacccagatccgaaagcttggtaaccagcttggaggtgatgatggtattaaatgccaagctggtgtcaatgaataacagcctgacatgagtttttgttgtccaagtggttcaAAGCGGAATGGACAGCAAGTGAGATCGCATcaaccgttgatctgttgtggcggtaggcgaactgcagtgggtccaggtttttgtcgagttattagttgatttgcgccatgatctgcctctcaaagcacatcatcaccacaggcgtgagtgccattggtcgatagtcattgaggcacgtcaccttgctcttcttgggcaccggtattattgatgcccttttaaagcaggtgggaacctcggatctcagaaatgagaggttgaaaatgcctgtaaaaactccagccagttggtccgcacaggttttgaaAACACGCCAGGggataccatcaggtccaggggctttccgagggttcaccgctctgaaggatcttctgacgtcggcctttgTGACTGACCAAAATatcatcacggcgaatgggggctcgggaaggcacatcagtgttctccctatcaaagcgtgcgtaaaacgcattgttctcgtcagggagtgatgcttcgctgacagttgagctgcctcctgatatcGTCTTGTAGGAGGTtattgcattcaagccccgccacaattgccaaacatctgtctcaacctcccttttggcctttttgaaggcattaaggtcgtatctggacttcttgtagacctctatctccagacctgaatgcctgggatctgatcttcagaagaatgcggatctcaggttcatccaaggcttctggtcaggaaacactcggaaggtttcgttgggatgcagtcctccacacctttatttatgaagtctgtagcgaCTGGTGTATTCactcaggtccgttgccgagtccctgaacattgcccagtctatagACTCCAAACGGTCCTGGAATTGttcctctgtgtcccccccccccccccccccccctgcaaatttgtaaattgagttggattaaaTTGATTTTGTATTTTGCTGCAGGCATGAATGTACAACAAGTTTAGAAGGG
This portion of the Leucoraja erinacea ecotype New England chromosome 3, Leri_hhj_1, whole genome shotgun sequence genome encodes:
- the fem1c gene encoding protein fem-1 homolog C encodes the protein MDFKTAVFNAARDGKLRLLQKLLTAKSRDEVSVLAAEKTNGATALLMAARYGHLDVVVYLLEECGADVELGGSVNFDGETIEGAPPLWAASAAGHLSVVRSLLEHGASVNNTTLTNSTPLRAACFDGHLDIVKHLIEHRADMEVANRHGHTCLMISCYKGHRDIAKYLLEKGADVNRKSVKGNTALHDCAESGSLEIMKMLLKYGAKMEKDGYGMTPLLSASVTGHTNIVDFLTQHPQTSKIERIDALELLGATFVDKKRDLLGAMKYWKKAMDMRYSDGANILAKPEPQQLIMAYDYAKEVISGEELEALIADPDEMRMQALLIRERILGPSHPDTSYYIRYRGAVYADSGNFERCINLWKYALDMQQNNLDPLSPMTASSLLSFAELFSFMLQDPTKGVLGTSVSFSDLMGILSKSVFEIDRAMKQEQAPSDLTQLSKALSIILHLICLLEKVKCSSEQEHLKRQTIYRFLKLNSRGKTGFSPLHLAVDKDTTSVGRYPVCKFPSLQVTAMLLECGADLNARDFENNSPLHIAAHNNHPEIMNLLIKAGAHFDTTNSQKQTACDLLNEREMGKNLIQPINHTSLQCLAARAIVKHQLVYEGQIPEKLESFILLHR